The following nucleotide sequence is from Thermostaphylospora chromogena.
AGTCCATCAGCGTGGACGTGCTGGAGGCCGCGCGGCTCGACGGGGCCTCGGCCTGGCGGACGTTCCGCGACATCCGCTTCCCGCTGCTGGCCCCGGCCGTCACCTTCAGCGTCGCCACCGCGCTGCTCGGGTCGATGAACGGCTTCGACATCGTCCAGGCCACCACGCAGGGCGGGCCCGCCCGCACCACCGAACTGCTCAACATATTCATCTTCCGCACCTTCGGACAGGGGCTCTTCGCGCAGGCCACAGCGATGAGCCTGGTGCTGTTCCTGCTGGTCACGCTGCTGGCCTTCCCGGTCATCCGGATGCTGCGCAAGCGGGAGGAGATCCTGTGAGCACCGCGACGACCTCCCCCACCGGTCACGGCCCGTGGCGGCGCGTCCAGCCCGTGGTGGCGCTGCTCGCGGTCGTCGTCCTGATCGGGCTGCCGTTGTACATCACGGTGGTCACCTCGGTGAAGACGCAGGCCGAGGCGCTCAACCCCAACCTCGCCCCGCCCACCTCCTGGCACCTGGCGGAGAACTACGCCCAGGTCTGGCGGGACGGGCGGATACCCGCGGCCTTCTGGGGCAGCGTGCTCGTCATGGTGCCGGCCGTCGCCGGCGTCCTCCTGTTCGGCTCCATGGCCTCCTGGGTGCTGGCCCGCCGCTCCTCCCGGTGGAACTCCCTGCTCTACGCGCTGGCGATCAGCGGGCTGGTGCTGCCGCCCGCGGTGGTGACGCTCGTGCTGCTGCTGCGTCAGCTCGGTCTGGCCGGCACCGCCGCCGGGATGATCGGGGTCTACATGGGGATGTACATGTCCACGGTGATCTTCTTCGTCACCGGCTTCATCCGCACCATCCCGGCCGAACTGGAGGAGGCCGCCCGGGTGGACGGCGCCGGGCCGGTGCGGGTCTTCTTCCAGATCATCCTGCCGCTCCTCGGCCCGACGCTGTCCACGGCGACGATCCTCATCTGCCTGTACGTCTGGAACGACGTCTTCTACGCGTTCTTCGTCGTCGGCGGGCGGCTCGACACGCTGCCGCTCAACCTCTTCCAGGTCGCCAGCGCCGGCCTCTACCTCAACAACTGGCACCTCATCTTCGCCTACGTGGTCCTCATGAGCCTGCCCATGGTGCTGATCTTCATCATCGGGCAACGAAAGATCATCTCCGGTATCACCAGCGGAGCCGTGAAGTAACGGAAGGACGCCCATGCCCCCCATCAGGTTCCCCAGGCGGGCCGGGGCCGCGACCGCCGCGGCCGCGCTCGCCGTGACCGGCCTGAAGCCCACCCCCGCGGCGAACGCGGCCGCGGCGGCCCCCGAGATCGTGAAGGTCGACTTCGCCCAGCGGACCGGCCCCGTTCACGGCGGCGCGACCGGGATGCTGTACGGCCTGTCCGACCCCGGCGTGCCGGGCGACCCCCTGCTCGCCGGCGCCCGGCCGCGCACCGTCGCGCAGAAGGCCCCGGACGGCGACCAGCACCCCAACGGCGACGCGCTCGTGGTCGCGGACGGCTTCTTCGCCGCCGGCGGCGAGGAGATCGTCGTCTACATGCAGGACATCTACAGCCGCTGGCCGTATGAGAACCTCGGCATCGAGGACTACCTCGCCAAGGTCGAGACGATGGTCCGCAAGGTCGTCCGAGAGCGCCCGAAGGACAAGGACAAGTTCGTCTGGGTGCCGTTCAACGAGCCCGACTGGATCTGGTACCAGGACTGGGCCACGCTGAAGGAGAAGTTCTTCAGCGACTGGAAGGCGGTCGTCGAGCGCATCCGCTCGATCGACCCCTCGGCCCGGATCGTCGGCCCCAACGAGGCGAACTACAACCCCGACCGGCTCCGTGACTTCCTCACCTGGGCGAAGGACACCGAGTGCGCCGGCGCCCCCGACGGCACCTGCCTGCCGGACATCATGGCCTGGCACGAGCTGCAACGCGACCGGCTCGCCGACTACCGCGCCCACTACGAGCACTACCGGCGGATGGAGCGCGAACTCGGCATCGGCCCGCTGCCCGTCAACATCGACGAGTACGGCAACCGGCGCGACATGTCCGTCCCCGGCCAGATGATCCAGTGGATCTCGCTGTTCGAGGACACCAAGGTCGACGCCGACATGGCCTTCTGGACCTACGCCGGCAACATGAGCGACCACGCGGTCCGCACCCGCCGGGCCAACGGCGGCTGGTGGCTGCTCAAGTGGTACGCGGACCTGACCGGGCAGACGGTCAAGGCGACCCCGCCGCGGTTGAACGTCGCCGACACGGTGCAGGCCGTCGCCGCGATCGACGAGTCCGCGCGGCGCGGCACCATCCTGGTCGGCGGCGGCGCGGAACCGGTCCGGCTCGACGTCTCCGGGCTCGATCCCGCGATCTTCGGCAGGCAGGTCGACGTCGTCGTGTCCAAGACGACCTGGACCGGGTACGAGGGCGACGCCGGCAAGCCGCCGGTCGTCTCCACCGTCCGCGCCGCCGTGCCGCAGGGGAGGCTCTCGGTCGACCTGCCCGGCGGAGACGCGATGGCCGCCTACCGGGTCGTCATCGTCCCCTCCGCCGGCGCCAAGCCGCGGCCCGACGCGCCGTGGACGGTCTCGATCGAGGCGGAGTCCGCCACGCTCACCTCCGCGCAGGTCTTCGACCAGGACACCACCGCCGATCCGCAGCTTTACGCGACCTCCGGCAAGCGGGACGTGGGCGCGATGAACCGGGTCGACTCGGCCGTGACCTTCCGCGTCACCGTGCCCCGCACCGGCCGCTACCGTCTCGGCATCTACCAGGGCGCGAACAAGGCCCCCGGCAGGCACGCGCTCTTCGTGGACGGCGCGCTGAATCAGATCGTGCAGTACTCGGCGAACCTCGGCTGGACCTACCGCGGCCGCACCGACGTGGAGGTCGAGCTGACCGCCGGGACCCACGAGCTGTCGCTGCGCACCAGCGCCGACGGCACGACCCTCCTGCCCGGCAGCGACATCACGCTCGACAAGTTCGACCTCACCGAGATCACCGGGCCCGCGCGCGCCGTCTACCCCGCTGACGAGGCGCGGCTGTCCGGCGATGCGCGGATCGAGCGCCGGGAGAAGGGGCCCGCCATCACGCTCGGCGGCACGGCGCGGGCGACCTTCTTCATCGCCGCGGCCGAGGACGGCTATCACGACCTGACGTTCTCCTACCACGCCCACCGGGCCGGGGAGCTGCGGGTCCGCGTCGACGGGCGCGAGATCGAGGGCCTGCGCGCCGCCCGTCCCGGCGAGGGCGAATCCCGGGCCCGGGTCTACCTTCCGGCCGGGATCTCGCAGGTCGAGGTGGCCGGTGCGGCGGGCCTGGAACTGCGCGCCCTCACCACCGTCCGGACCCGGGAGGCGGACGACGCGATCCACCGGGTCGAGGCCGAACGGGCGTCGCTCGGCGGCACGGCCCGCGTCGTCACGGTCCCCGACACGAGCGGCTCGAACGCCTCGGGCGGCGCCTACGTGGATCACGTCGGCGACGGCGCGGACAACACCGTCACCCTCACCCGCCCGGACGGCTTCGGGCCGGGCGAGTACGTGCTGACGGTGCACTACGCCAACGCCGACCGGAACATCGGGCATCCCTACAACACCGACGTCATCAGCCGCTTCCTCGACATCGCCGAGACCGGCGGCGCGACGACGCGCGGCGTGTTCCGGCACAACTACGCCTGGGACAACTTCTGGTCGCAGGCCGTGCCGCTCACCCTCACCACCGACGACGGCGCGATCGTCTTGGGCAACGCGACCGCCCACGGACCCAACATCGATCTGCTGGAGCTCGCGCCGCTCGTGCTGGAGGTCGAGAACTGATCCGGTGCGACCCGCCGCGCCGTCCGTCCGGGGTGTCGGCGGTCTCGGCCGGGTGCCCGCCGCGGCGGCTCGGACCGCTCCGGGCCGCCCCCTTCCCGGTGAACGCGACAGGGCCCCGGTTCCGCTCGGCGGAGCCGGGGCCCTCCCGGCGCAAAGCCCCGTGATGCGGCCCTCACGGCACGACGACGATCCGGCCGCGATGCCCGCTCTCCCGCAACCGGTGCGCCCGAGCCGCCTCCGCCAACGGCAGCCGCGCACCGATCCGCGCCACCAGACTCCCCCGCGCCAGCAGATGGTTGATCGCCGTCGCCGCCTCGGCCAGCTCGGGCACCGTGGCATTACTGATCGCGAACCCGCGCAGGCTCGCATCACGCGTGTACAACGCCCCGACCGGCAACACGGGCCGCTTCCCCAGCCCGGCCAGGATGATCACCCGGCCGCCGCGGGCGAGCAGCGGAACCGCCTGCTCCAGGTCGTGCACACCAGCGTTGTCCCACCACACGTCCACGCCGTCCGGAGCCAGTTCGGCGATCTTCCGGTACACGTCGGGATCGCGGTAGTCCACGACCTCCTCGGCCCCGCAGGAGCGGCACCAATCGGCGTCCTCCTCGCGCGCGGTGGCGATCACCCTCGCCCCGGCGGCGGCGGCGAGCTGAACGGTGGCGGTGCCGACACCGCCCGCGGCCCCGCACACGACCACGACCTCACCGACCCGCAGCCCGGCCTCCCGGAACAGCCCGAGGTAGGCGGTGGCGGCGGGGTGCGCGGACGCGACCGCGGTCTCCGGGTCCGCACCCGCGGGCAGGTGGTAGAGCCGGTCCACGGGAACGGCGGCGTACTCGGCGAAAGAGCCCTGGCGCCCGTCGTAGCCGAGGCTGTTGCACCACACGCGGTCCCCCGGTGCGAAGCCGGGCGCCGGCGTCACCACCGTGCCGACCAGGTCGCGGCCGATGACGAAGGGGAACGACATGCGCGTGCGGTAGGCACCGGAGCGGATGAAGGTGTCCACGCCGTTCACGGCGAGCGCCTCGACCTTCACCAGCACCTCGGAAGGCGCCGGGGCGGGCACGGGCAGCCGGCCGACCCGGATGGCGTCCGCCGGGCCGAGCTCGGTGATGTACGCCGCCGTCATGCTCTCCGGAATCCCGTCCATCGCTCTCCCGACGTCTCCGCGCCCGTCCTCGCCCGGCGGGCGCCCCCTTTCTTCTTGCTCTCCGTCCGTTTCCGCTCCCGGCGGCCGGATGCCGGACGGGACGGTGTCGGACGGCACGCGCAGGCGTCTGTCCCGGACCGGCGGACCGAACGCGTTCTGCTATGCGAGCGTCGGCGTGCTCCTCGTCACCGTGCGGCGAGGCCGGGCGCGGACGGGCCGACGCGGTGCCCTCTCCGCCTCGAGCGGCCGGGTCGCCGTCCGGGCGACCCGGCGGCGGATCCGCTCACCGCCCGCCGGACAGGCGGGACAGGAGGGTGCGCAGGATCTCCCCGGCGTGCGTCCACAGCAAAGAGCCGCCCGCCTCGGAGAGAAGATGCCTGCGGGCGCCCGGGATGCGGGTCGTCATCGTCGCGCCGTGGTCGGGCGAGTGGACGATGCTCACGTCGTGCCCGCCGTACCACAGGTCGACCGGGACGGAGATGGACTCCACGGTGAACGGCCACGGGCTGAGGGCCAGCGCGAGGTCACGGGCGTAGCCCGCCGCCCCCTGGCGGAACCCTTCCTCCAGGCTCTCCCGGTAGGCCGCCGCGAACGCCT
It contains:
- a CDS encoding carbohydrate ABC transporter permease, which produces MSTATTSPTGHGPWRRVQPVVALLAVVVLIGLPLYITVVTSVKTQAEALNPNLAPPTSWHLAENYAQVWRDGRIPAAFWGSVLVMVPAVAGVLLFGSMASWVLARRSSRWNSLLYALAISGLVLPPAVVTLVLLLRQLGLAGTAAGMIGVYMGMYMSTVIFFVTGFIRTIPAELEEAARVDGAGPVRVFFQIILPLLGPTLSTATILICLYVWNDVFYAFFVVGGRLDTLPLNLFQVASAGLYLNNWHLIFAYVVLMSLPMVLIFIIGQRKIISGITSGAVK
- a CDS encoding CBM35 domain-containing protein; amino-acid sequence: MPPIRFPRRAGAATAAAALAVTGLKPTPAANAAAAAPEIVKVDFAQRTGPVHGGATGMLYGLSDPGVPGDPLLAGARPRTVAQKAPDGDQHPNGDALVVADGFFAAGGEEIVVYMQDIYSRWPYENLGIEDYLAKVETMVRKVVRERPKDKDKFVWVPFNEPDWIWYQDWATLKEKFFSDWKAVVERIRSIDPSARIVGPNEANYNPDRLRDFLTWAKDTECAGAPDGTCLPDIMAWHELQRDRLADYRAHYEHYRRMERELGIGPLPVNIDEYGNRRDMSVPGQMIQWISLFEDTKVDADMAFWTYAGNMSDHAVRTRRANGGWWLLKWYADLTGQTVKATPPRLNVADTVQAVAAIDESARRGTILVGGGAEPVRLDVSGLDPAIFGRQVDVVVSKTTWTGYEGDAGKPPVVSTVRAAVPQGRLSVDLPGGDAMAAYRVVIVPSAGAKPRPDAPWTVSIEAESATLTSAQVFDQDTTADPQLYATSGKRDVGAMNRVDSAVTFRVTVPRTGRYRLGIYQGANKAPGRHALFVDGALNQIVQYSANLGWTYRGRTDVEVELTAGTHELSLRTSADGTTLLPGSDITLDKFDLTEITGPARAVYPADEARLSGDARIERREKGPAITLGGTARATFFIAAAEDGYHDLTFSYHAHRAGELRVRVDGREIEGLRAARPGEGESRARVYLPAGISQVEVAGAAGLELRALTTVRTREADDAIHRVEAERASLGGTARVVTVPDTSGSNASGGAYVDHVGDGADNTVTLTRPDGFGPGEYVLTVHYANADRNIGHPYNTDVISRFLDIAETGGATTRGVFRHNYAWDNFWSQAVPLTLTTDDGAIVLGNATAHGPNIDLLELAPLVLEVEN
- a CDS encoding NADPH:quinone reductase, which codes for MDGIPESMTAAYITELGPADAIRVGRLPVPAPAPSEVLVKVEALAVNGVDTFIRSGAYRTRMSFPFVIGRDLVGTVVTPAPGFAPGDRVWCNSLGYDGRQGSFAEYAAVPVDRLYHLPAGADPETAVASAHPAATAYLGLFREAGLRVGEVVVVCGAAGGVGTATVQLAAAAGARVIATAREEDADWCRSCGAEEVVDYRDPDVYRKIAELAPDGVDVWWDNAGVHDLEQAVPLLARGGRVIILAGLGKRPVLPVGALYTRDASLRGFAISNATVPELAEAATAINHLLARGSLVARIGARLPLAEAARAHRLRESGHRGRIVVVP